A single genomic interval of Nitratidesulfovibrio sp. SRB-5 harbors:
- a CDS encoding lipid II:glycine glycyltransferase FemX: MFELSSKRTDALLPTDILFQTGYWAQVKARLGYTPKAFDLAATDHHGDVLVLLQPMGRGRAMAYVPQGPEHAPAEEDYGPFLEDLSEALARNLGPSVAFIRYDLPWASPYAEDMLAHGSNAYPEPRIREMRMNMGTRNWNLRKAYRDMTVASSLVVDLTGTEQDILARMKPKTRYNIGLADRKDVWVDPAPPDMLPVFHGLYRQTALRNGFAPCGYEQFQALFRARLRGLPPARAEHAAPAHPVRTEWPGGADWHDWREWVGAADRTEAARTSASSPSSASFASSPSSVSSPSSAASASSASAPSSGTFHDAELLFLLARHGADVLAGAIVALCGTTAHFLYGASSNHKRQCMAPYAMHWKAMRLARLRGCTAYDMGAVPPGLDPAHPFHGLHRFKTGFGGHVELRSGSWDYPIDHAAHRDFCNLESLERHRPS; encoded by the coding sequence ATGTTCGAGCTTTCATCGAAACGGACCGATGCCCTGCTGCCCACCGACATCCTGTTCCAGACGGGATACTGGGCGCAGGTGAAGGCCCGGCTGGGCTACACGCCGAAGGCGTTCGACCTGGCCGCCACCGACCACCACGGCGACGTGCTGGTGCTGCTGCAACCCATGGGGCGTGGCCGCGCCATGGCCTACGTGCCGCAAGGGCCGGAGCACGCCCCCGCCGAGGAGGACTATGGTCCGTTCCTCGAAGACCTTTCCGAAGCGCTGGCCCGCAACCTTGGCCCGTCCGTGGCGTTCATCCGCTATGACCTGCCGTGGGCCTCGCCCTATGCCGAAGACATGCTGGCGCACGGCAGCAACGCCTACCCGGAACCGCGCATCCGCGAGATGCGCATGAACATGGGCACCCGCAACTGGAACCTCCGCAAGGCCTACCGCGACATGACCGTGGCCAGTTCGCTGGTGGTGGACCTGACCGGCACGGAGCAGGACATTCTGGCGCGCATGAAGCCCAAGACCCGCTACAACATCGGCCTTGCGGACCGGAAGGACGTGTGGGTGGACCCCGCCCCGCCGGACATGCTGCCGGTGTTCCACGGGCTGTACCGCCAGACTGCCCTGCGCAACGGCTTTGCCCCGTGCGGGTACGAGCAGTTCCAGGCGCTGTTCCGCGCCCGCCTGCGCGGCCTGCCCCCTGCAAGGGCGGAACATGCCGCCCCGGCCCATCCCGTCCGGACGGAGTGGCCGGGCGGAGCGGATTGGCATGACTGGCGCGAGTGGGTTGGCGCTGCGGACCGCACCGAGGCCGCACGCACATCCGCATCGTCCCCCTCGTCCGCCTCATTCGCCTCGTCCCCCTCATCCGTCTCGTCCCCCTCATCCGCCGCATCGGCCTCATCGGCTTCAGCTCCCTCATCGGGCACATTCCATGACGCCGAACTGCTGTTCCTGCTGGCCCGCCACGGCGCAGACGTGCTGGCCGGGGCCATCGTGGCCCTGTGCGGGACCACGGCGCATTTCCTGTACGGGGCCTCGTCCAACCACAAGCGCCAGTGCATGGCCCCCTATGCCATGCACTGGAAGGCCATGCGCCTGGCGCGCCTGCGCGGGTGCACCGCCTACGACATGGGTGCGGTGCCCCCGGGGCTGGACCCGGCCCACCCGTTCCACGGGCTGCATCGCTTCAAGACCGGGTTCGGTGGCCATGTGGAACTGCGCAGCGGCTCGTGGGACTACCCCATCGACCATGCCGCGCACCGTGATTTCTGCAACCTTGAAAGCCTGGAACGTCACAGGCCGTCCTGA
- the hyi gene encoding hydroxypyruvate isomerase produces the protein MPRFAANLTMLFTELPFTERFAAARSAGFDAVEYLFPYDHAPETLASLLRDNGLTQVLFNLPAGDWAAGERGIAALPGREAEFRAGVDRAIAYAKALGVPRLNCLAGKVPDNDPAAAQAAWATLVDNVRFAADRLAEAGLALLVEFINRKDIPGFFLHSTVQVLRLLDEVGRPNVLLQYDVYHAQREEGELAATLRAHMARIGHVQIADTPGRHQPGTGEINYPFLFAELDRLGYAGHIGLEYVPAPGTLASLDWMLPYTTQA, from the coding sequence ATGCCCAGATTCGCCGCCAACCTGACCATGCTGTTCACCGAACTGCCGTTCACCGAACGCTTCGCCGCCGCGCGCTCTGCGGGCTTCGACGCGGTGGAATACCTGTTCCCCTACGACCACGCCCCGGAAACGCTGGCCTCGCTGCTGCGCGACAACGGCCTGACCCAGGTGCTGTTCAACCTGCCCGCGGGCGACTGGGCCGCCGGAGAGCGCGGCATCGCCGCCCTGCCGGGGCGCGAGGCGGAATTCCGCGCCGGGGTGGACCGGGCCATTGCCTACGCCAAGGCCCTTGGCGTGCCCCGGTTGAACTGCCTGGCGGGCAAGGTGCCGGACAACGACCCCGCCGCCGCGCAGGCCGCGTGGGCCACCCTGGTGGACAACGTGCGCTTCGCCGCCGACCGGCTGGCCGAGGCCGGGCTGGCACTGCTGGTGGAATTCATCAACCGCAAGGACATTCCCGGCTTCTTCCTGCATTCCACCGTGCAGGTGCTGCGCCTGCTGGACGAGGTGGGCCGCCCCAACGTGCTGTTGCAGTACGACGTCTACCATGCCCAACGCGAGGAGGGCGAACTGGCCGCCACCCTGCGCGCCCACATGGCCCGCATCGGGCACGTCCAGATCGCGGACACGCCGGGCCGCCACCAGCCGGGCACCGGCGAAATCAACTACCCCTTCCTGTTCGCCGAACTGGACCGCCTGGGTTACGCCGGGCACATCGGGCTGGAATACGTGCCCGCGCCCGGCACGCTGGCGTCGCTGGACTGGATGCTTCCGTACACCACACAGGCGTAA
- a CDS encoding GntR family transcriptional regulator: protein MKLPTSSTDIATTAPDGLAAIRHENLDEKVYDRIRAMVADGVLAPGQRVAQEALAARLGVSRTPLVNALKRLAQDGLLRAIPRRGFRVRELSTLELVQLFELRERLEPLAAELAALRITPDEAQRMADEWRAMASLPDTPQAHQTYVERDRAFHRRLAELSGNPFLRAAMDPVSMMAAAYLHGTPRPWEDTVPDHLAVIDGLRRGDPVASGAAMRNHIAPSLAALRQTLTEAETPDRPDRPDGPDGPNVSDAQDALPPSPDTSPDASPELAGDTSHEPPKAA, encoded by the coding sequence ATGAAGCTTCCCACGTCCTCCACCGACATCGCCACCACCGCCCCCGACGGCCTTGCCGCCATCCGGCACGAGAACCTCGACGAGAAGGTCTACGACCGCATCCGGGCCATGGTCGCCGACGGCGTGCTGGCCCCCGGCCAGCGGGTGGCGCAGGAGGCGTTGGCCGCGCGCCTTGGCGTCAGCCGCACGCCGCTGGTCAACGCCCTGAAGCGCCTTGCGCAGGACGGGCTGTTGCGGGCCATTCCCCGCCGGGGGTTCCGGGTGCGCGAACTGTCCACGCTGGAACTGGTGCAGTTGTTCGAACTGCGCGAGCGGCTGGAGCCGCTGGCGGCGGAACTGGCCGCCCTGCGCATCACCCCGGACGAGGCGCAGCGCATGGCCGACGAATGGCGGGCCATGGCCAGCCTGCCGGACACGCCGCAGGCGCACCAGACCTACGTGGAGCGCGACCGGGCCTTTCACCGGCGGTTGGCCGAGCTTTCCGGCAACCCCTTCCTGCGCGCGGCCATGGACCCGGTGAGCATGATGGCCGCCGCCTACCTGCACGGCACCCCCCGCCCGTGGGAGGACACCGTGCCCGACCATCTGGCCGTCATCGATGGCCTGCGCCGGGGCGATCCGGTGGCCAGCGGCGCGGCCATGCGCAACCACATCGCGCCGTCGCTGGCGGCGCTGCGGCAGACCCTGACAGAAGCCGAAACGCCGGACAGGCCCGATAGGCCGGATGGACCGGACGGGCCGAACGTGTCGGACGCACAGGACGCCCTGCCCCCGTCACCGGACACGTCACCGGACGCGTCTCCAGAGCTTGCTGGCGACACCAGCCACGAACCGCCCAAGGCCGCCTGA
- the fusA gene encoding elongation factor G: MSKALETQRTYALVGTGGCGKTSLAEMLLYQAGVVGRLGKIEEGTTALDFEPEETKRRGSIQPSVATLQRNGSRHFLLDIPGDNNFIGDIGYLLSGVDAAVFVIDAVDGVRPLTRKLWQSVRAAGLPAAVFINKVDRDRADFDMAFSGLSAILGMRPVLLYMPIGQQANFKGLVDVLAGKALFFGADGKVTEGEIPADMADDVAALRETTIENIAEADETLMEKYLEEGELTPEEMALGLQKGVLSGDLVPVVAGAAMENKGGAQLLDTIDRLLPSPLQRAAWLDADGKERASSPDAPAACFVFKTLADPFAGQLSLIRVLSGTVSTESTLKNMTTGEPERLGSLLYLTGKTQTPCKDALGPGAVVAVAKLKGTRTGDTLCDEKNPFVLPKPTMPPQLITYALAPKEKGDEDKVFTAVHKLLDEDITLRLARDEETSDILLSGMGQLHIELSVEKAKRRYKTEILLKTPKVPYRETVRGKAQVQGRHKKQSGGRGQFGDCWIEMEGLPRGSGYVFEDAVVGGSIPRQYIPAVDKGVQEAAARGYLAGCPVVDFKVKLYDGSYHTVDSSEMAFKIAGSLAFKKAMELMKPTLLEPIVLLTVSVPDEYMGDVIGDLSSRRGKVLGSDSQVGITEIKAHVPMSEVLRYAPDLRSMTGGQGVFTMEFDHYEEAPPPVAEKVIADYRKERGEE; this comes from the coding sequence ATGTCCAAGGCGTTGGAGACCCAAAGAACCTATGCTCTCGTAGGAACCGGAGGTTGCGGTAAGACCTCGCTCGCCGAAATGCTGCTGTATCAGGCGGGCGTGGTCGGCCGCCTCGGCAAAATCGAGGAGGGCACCACCGCCCTCGACTTCGAGCCGGAGGAAACCAAGCGGCGCGGTTCCATCCAGCCCTCGGTGGCCACCCTGCAACGCAACGGTTCCCGCCACTTCCTGCTCGACATCCCCGGCGACAACAACTTCATCGGCGACATCGGCTACCTGCTTTCAGGTGTTGATGCCGCCGTTTTCGTCATCGACGCGGTGGACGGCGTGCGGCCGCTCACCCGCAAGCTGTGGCAGTCGGTGCGGGCCGCCGGGCTGCCCGCCGCCGTGTTCATCAACAAGGTGGACCGCGACCGGGCCGACTTCGACATGGCCTTCTCCGGCCTTTCCGCCATTCTCGGCATGCGGCCCGTGCTGCTGTACATGCCCATCGGCCAGCAGGCCAATTTCAAGGGCCTTGTGGACGTGCTGGCGGGCAAGGCGCTGTTCTTCGGCGCCGACGGCAAGGTGACCGAAGGCGAAATCCCCGCCGACATGGCCGACGACGTGGCCGCCCTGCGCGAGACCACCATCGAGAACATCGCCGAGGCCGACGAAACCCTGATGGAAAAATACCTCGAAGAGGGCGAACTGACCCCCGAGGAAATGGCCCTGGGCCTGCAAAAGGGCGTGCTGTCCGGCGACCTGGTGCCCGTGGTGGCCGGTGCCGCCATGGAAAACAAGGGTGGCGCGCAATTGCTCGACACCATCGACCGGCTGCTGCCCTCGCCCCTGCAACGCGCCGCCTGGCTGGACGCGGACGGCAAGGAACGGGCCAGCAGCCCCGACGCCCCCGCCGCGTGTTTCGTGTTCAAGACCCTGGCGGACCCCTTCGCGGGGCAACTCAGCCTGATCCGGGTGCTTTCGGGCACCGTCTCCACCGAATCCACCCTCAAGAACATGACCACGGGCGAGCCGGAACGCCTCGGCTCGCTGCTGTACCTTACCGGCAAGACCCAGACCCCCTGCAAGGACGCGCTGGGGCCCGGCGCCGTGGTGGCCGTGGCCAAGCTGAAGGGCACCCGCACCGGCGACACCCTGTGCGACGAAAAGAACCCCTTCGTGCTGCCCAAGCCGACCATGCCGCCGCAGCTGATCACCTATGCCCTCGCCCCCAAGGAAAAGGGCGACGAAGACAAGGTGTTCACCGCCGTGCACAAGCTGCTGGACGAGGACATCACCCTGCGTCTGGCCCGTGACGAGGAAACCAGCGACATCCTGCTCTCCGGCATGGGCCAGCTGCACATCGAACTTTCCGTCGAAAAGGCCAAACGCCGCTACAAGACCGAAATCCTGCTCAAGACGCCCAAGGTGCCCTACCGCGAAACCGTGCGCGGCAAGGCCCAGGTGCAGGGGCGGCACAAGAAGCAGTCCGGCGGGCGCGGCCAGTTCGGCGACTGCTGGATCGAAATGGAAGGGCTGCCGCGCGGCTCCGGCTACGTGTTCGAGGATGCGGTGGTGGGCGGCTCCATCCCCCGCCAGTACATCCCCGCCGTGGACAAGGGCGTGCAGGAAGCCGCCGCGCGCGGGTACCTTGCCGGATGCCCGGTGGTGGACTTCAAGGTGAAGCTGTACGACGGCAGCTACCACACGGTGGATTCGTCGGAAATGGCGTTCAAGATCGCGGGCTCGCTGGCCTTCAAGAAGGCCATGGAACTAATGAAGCCCACCCTGCTCGAACCCATCGTGCTGCTGACCGTCTCCGTGCCCGACGAATACATGGGCGACGTCATCGGCGACCTGTCGTCGCGGCGCGGCAAGGTGCTGGGGTCCGATTCGCAGGTGGGCATCACCGAAATCAAGGCCCACGTGCCCATGAGCGAAGTGCTACGCTACGCGCCCGACCTGCGCTCCATGACCGGCGGGCAGGGCGTGTTCACCATGGAATTCGACCATTACGAGGAAGCGCCGCCGCCGGTGGCCGAAAAGGTCATCGCCGACTACAGGAAGGAACGCGGCGAGGAGTAG
- a CDS encoding glutaredoxin family protein has product MSDDSNEVKLFALSTCVHCKNTKQYLEEHGVDYKCVFVDQLEGDERKAVLEEIRAHNPKLSFPTLVCGNGRVIVGFHKEDIKEALHL; this is encoded by the coding sequence ATGTCCGACGATTCCAACGAAGTGAAACTGTTCGCCCTGTCCACCTGCGTTCACTGCAAGAATACCAAGCAGTATCTTGAAGAGCATGGCGTGGACTACAAGTGCGTGTTCGTGGATCAGCTGGAAGGCGACGAGCGCAAGGCGGTGCTGGAAGAAATTCGCGCCCACAACCCCAAGCTGTCCTTTCCCACGCTGGTTTGCGGCAATGGCCGCGTCATCGTGGGCTTTCACAAGGAAGACATCAAGGAGGCCCTGCACCTATGA
- a CDS encoding ferredoxin-thioredoxin reductase catalytic domain-containing protein, with protein sequence MSGPATPQALHDMLRKIQEPKGYFFNKDMDMTMPLLESLLVNKQRYGYMACPCRLALGEFEKDRDIVCPCVYREDDVKEFGACFCGLYVSQAWNDDEIPHDIVPERRPPEKLFG encoded by the coding sequence ATGAGCGGCCCAGCCACCCCGCAGGCGCTGCATGACATGCTGCGCAAGATTCAGGAACCCAAGGGCTACTTCTTCAACAAGGACATGGACATGACCATGCCCCTGCTGGAAAGCCTGCTGGTGAACAAGCAGCGCTACGGGTACATGGCCTGCCCCTGCCGCCTGGCCCTTGGCGAGTTCGAAAAGGACCGCGACATCGTCTGTCCCTGCGTGTACCGAGAGGACGACGTGAAGGAATTCGGGGCCTGCTTCTGCGGGCTGTACGTGTCGCAGGCCTGGAACGACGACGAAATTCCCCACGACATCGTGCCGGAGCGCAGGCCGCCGGAGAAATTATTTGGATAG